One window of the Triticum dicoccoides isolate Atlit2015 ecotype Zavitan chromosome 3B, WEW_v2.0, whole genome shotgun sequence genome contains the following:
- the LOC119275612 gene encoding protein DEFECTIVE IN MERISTEM SILENCING 3-like: METPLTVQIVEFNTKVMQEELKKLGLKVNHHEANITFLKSEIYAIEESIADLTIKRGKKFVASSNGTSVQEAEQRTIESICNQDKTAASLICQLKKRHSAQISTMPMMKDILGVVATLGKTNDDNLSSLLSEYLGIDNMLGLVCKTYDGIKSLETYGTEGNIDKKSGIHGLGGSIGKFLHGRFTVFCLENIRPFSGEVVIDDPQRYLMLRKPRLPNGESPPGFLGFAVNMILMDQAYLSCLTPHGHGLRETLFYSLFSHLQVYKTTADLRRAIPFINDGAVSLDGGILRPNGSFCLGDRKDVEVKFTVALSSGDSNTPGSITEVEEQVKLKNWEKERLVEDIKREEDLLKQVKDSFSNQKQQLVDYITQSPAAKRVQGSPTIRSPATPGSNPFAATPGRNPFTSTPGSHPFATTPGGNPFAAATPGGHPIAATPGSHPIAATPGNISFAVKPPHMR, translated from the exons GAGACTCCGCTGACGGTGCAGATTGTCGAGTTCAACACCAAG GTGATGCAGGAGGAGCTGAAGAAGCTGGGGCTCAAGGTCAACCACCATGAGGCCAACATCACGTTCCTCAAGTCTGAGATCTATGCTATCGAAGAGTCGATTGCCGACCTGACAA TTAAACGTGGAAAGAAGTTTGTAGCTTCAAGTAATGGTACATCAGTTCAAGAAGCTGAACAGCGTACAATTGAAAGCATATGTAATCAGGACAAGACAGCAGCTTCGCTTATATGCCAGCTCAAGAAACGTCATTCTGCACAAATATCAACAATGCCAATGATGAAAGATATCCTTGGTGTTGTGGCTACCTTAGGAAAAACAAATGATGATAATCTAAGCAG CCTACTCTCAGAGTACTTGGGAATAGACAATATGCTTGGTCTTGTTTGCAAGACTTATGATGGCATAAAGAGTCTTGAAACATATGGCACAGAAGGCAACATTGATAAGAAAAGTGGAATTCATGGACTGGGTGGCTCAATTGGAAAGTTTCTGCATGGGAGGTTTACCGTGTTTTGTCTTGAAAACATAAG GCCATTTTCTGGAGAAGTTGTGATTGATGATCCACAAAGATATCTTATGCTGCGTAAACCAAGGTTGCCTAACGGGGAGTCTCCTCCTGGTTTTCTTGGTTTCGCAGTAAATATGATACTTATGGACCAGGCATACTTGAGTTGTCTCACACCCCATGGCCATGGTCTTAGGGAGACTTTGTTTTACAGTTTGTTTTCTCATTTACAAGTTTATAAGACTACAGCTGATCTACGGCGTGCTATTCCCTTCATAAATGATGGTGCGGTTTCTCTAGATGGTGGTATATTGAGGCCTAATGGTTCATTCTGCCTTGGTGATAG GAAAGATGTAGAAGTGAAATTTACTGTAGCTTTAAGCTCTGGGGATTCAAACACACCTGGAAGTATCACTGAAGTGGAAGAGCAAGTTAAACTGAAGAACTGGGAGAAGGAAAGGCTTGTCGAGGATATAAAAAGGGAGGAAGATTTGTTAAAGCAAGTTAAGGACTCATTCAGCAATCAAAAGCAACAGCTTGTGGACTATATCACTCAATCACCAGCGGCAAAG AGGGTGCAGGGTTCACCAACCATTCGCTCACCTGCAACTCCGGGAAGTAATCCATTTGCAGCAACTCCTGGGCGTAACCCGTTTACATCAACTCCTGGAAGTCACCCGTTTGCTACAACTCCGGGAGGCAACCCATTTGCAGCTGCTACTCCTGGAGGTCACCCGATTGCAGCAACTCCTGGAAGTCACCCGATCGCAGCAACTCCTGGAAATATTTCGTTTGCAGTCAAGCCTCCCCACATGCGCTGA
- the LOC119275613 gene encoding uncharacterized protein LOC119275613: MAASLWLLQLPSPPLHSVVFLSTSHCPSPPSAPASPLLHRKHAPARARGNLACSSSGSSSSSASPVVTKDQEGAAAAAEATSPAPAPAAVRYDYKDDPNFRGCKGCGREETERGCNGEGRIMGGIAAVPLFGWWPIKAYRPCPGFVASGGRYRRYGQSMDDVIAGKGRKVASDKKKSDK, encoded by the exons ATGGCGGCCTCCCTCTGGCTGCTGCagctcccttctcctcctctccacaGCGTCGTCTTCCTCTCGACCAGCCACTGCCCCTCTCCTCCTTCCGCGCCTGCGTCGCCTCTGCTGCACAGGAAGCACGCACCGGCCAGAGCCAGAGGCAATCTTGCCTGCAGCTCATCTGGTAGCTCCTCGTCCTCTGCTTCCCCTGTTGTGACCAAAGATCAagagggagcagcagcagcagcagaggcgaCGTCCCCAGCCCCTGCTCCGGCGGCTGTCAGATACGACTACAAGGATGACCCCAACTTCAG GGGGTGCAAGGGGTGCGGCCGTGAGGAAACGGAGAGGGGCTGCAACGGCGAAGGGCGGATCATGGGCGGCATAGCCGCCGTCCCCTTGTTCGGGTGGTGGCCGATCAAGGCCTACCGGCCGTGCCCTGGCTTCGTCGCCTCCGGCGGCCGGTACCGGCGCTACGGCCAGAGCATGGACGACGTCATAGCCGGCAAGGGGCGGAAAGTCGCCTCCGACAAGAAGAAAAG TGACAAATGA